The sequence below is a genomic window from Corvus cornix cornix isolate S_Up_H32 chromosome 1, ASM73873v5, whole genome shotgun sequence.
ATTGCATGATGATTTGAGGATAGTCAAGGTCTTCTGTTGAATTCATCTTTCTGGACTGAGGCACAGATTTCCTGGCTCTCTTAATTTAAATAAGCTTCTTTTCACCAGACACAAAGCACACCAGCTGATCCATATAATCTTATTGCTTCTGAGAAACACACTAGTTACAAAATGTGTTAGCTGAGTTATTTGGCTTTGATGTGCTCTTCTATCAGGTTCAGCTGTTTCTTCCATCATCAAGTAAGTATAAGGCTAAAGAAGCAGTGGGGATTAAAGCTTGCATTGTCAGTTCATCAGTCAGCAACACCTTAGTACCTCAGAAGCACTTGAAATCTTGTGACAAAACAGGAATCAGTACAGAAGAATATCAAGAACCTGAACTCAGTGCGATGCACCAGAGTTCATAAACCAAAGCAGAATCTTTCTTTAGGCTTGGTCAAAAGCAGATCTATTCTACTGAACTGGCTTTTGATGTGGGAAGGcttcacaaaaagaaacagaagattGCAAGGGATAGAGTTTAATATGAAGAAGACTCCTATTGATCTGGCACACAGCTCGGCCAGACAGGTGTGCGGAACAGAAGCTTGTAAAACACAATCAGTACAATTTACCTCATCTTTTCTCTATTTCACTAGGCTGGTTCCTCCCCTACCCACCTTGATTCCTCCATTTTTCGGCCTTTGGCCCTGTCTCTAAATACTCCAAGTTTCCCACAAGTCCCACAGTAATTACCACAAGCCCACTTTAACTTCTCATGATATTTTCACTCACATAAGCCCTTTGATCATTTTGTTATCACTCTTCTTCTCAGCTAAAAATACCTGGCTGAACTTCTTCATGGCTTTGTGGGCATCCTCCAGTGGTCCTCCACTAAGGGGACAGGGAGTTTTAATGTTTGTCACCGTGCTTCTTATTGCCTGTTTACCAGCTTTTGTACCTAGATGTGGTTGTCTCTTGCCTCTGTCTGTGAGGCTAAAGAGCCCTTAACCATCTGTCTCAAAATTAAGGTACCCTCACATTATGGATTTCTAAATATCCTTAGCATTCAAAATGTTCTACAATATACAGATCAGAAACAGTATCTGTTTCCCAGCCTCTAATACTACAGGGTGTCCTGTGTTACCAAAAAACTAGGCCTAAACACACAAAAGTCAGAACAATTTCCAAACTGTAGAAAAATGTACAACTCCTCATTCTGGACAATGTGGCACAGAATCTGTGCAGCTTGCTTTTAACAAGacaccattttaatttttaaatgtttttaataagcATTGAGACGTGATCAGTTTTGTCCCTCTGTGGCATCCTTAGCATTCCTATCACAGCCTGGAACTGCACTCTTCCTTTTGTACTATAAATgctgaaagaagaaatcagCAACGTGTAACACAGGCACTGCTTCATTTATCACACAGAAGGTTCATGGGTTGAAGACTGTATTCCATTTCAAAAAAGTATTACCTGTTTTAAAGGTACGAGATACACCACAGAATAAAGACATAATATGTATCCTTCTAACAACATGAGTCTTAAGTAATTCTCAAATCTCATACTGAGACATTGGAAAAACCAGTAAGTTTTATGTGCTTTAAGTCAGCTCTTGACAGCCTGATTGCACTAACATGTAGCATAAAGACATATTTCCTGTTTTAAGAGATCTGTTTCACCCTGTAacaataaaattgcttttagcAAGCCTGGACACGTATACTACACCCTTTCAGAAGCTGCACGGTGTGAGAACACCCAGTTCTTCTGAAAAAGCTGCTCTATTGGCAGCCTTGCAGAGGACATTGTGCTCAGGGAGTCAGTGTCTTGGACAGGCCACGTCTGCTCTGCTGGGCCTTGTTCTTAGGGTCTGAGGCACTCATGTGCTATTAAGGTAATCTGTAACCCATAAATTATTTGGGAAAGGTAAGCTTCATGTGGACCAAGGGATGGAATGCACTGATCCTAAGCAGGAACTTTTTGTACATCCAGGAGTCAGTGCCCCCCATGGCAGCTGCCATGCTGCATGTCCAGGGTGGTCCCAggcctgtgctgtgccacaAATGTCCCTCAGCTGCAGGAGCGGCTCAGGCAGCTCCCACTCAGTGCCAGTGATTGCACCACCTGCACGGCCTTGCCTTTAACAATGCAGCAACTAGTTCTTGTGAGAACGGcctttttcttgaaagaaaataataaccCAAACGACCCAAAATGAGGGGCTTCCTTCCATGGACAGTGTCTGTACAACATACTGTGGGAAAATCCAACAGGGCTCCATCCAATGCTGCATGGACATAGGTGCCTGGCATCTGAAGTTACATCAAGATTTACTTGCTATCTATATCCCTCTTCTTTCTTGttaaaacagttattttatCAAGCCTTTTGTTGCAGGCCTTGCTTCCAGAGTTCCAGAAAGCACCCCTGCCTTCAGTGTAGAGTACTCTCCATAATCATGGGAGAGCTTCTTTCAAAATGTTGCCCTTCCCCTACCCTAAGATAGTCTGCAACAAGGCTTTTCTGAAGGGCTAAAGCATTAGAAGGGAGGACTGTGGAtaattttgggggaaaaaccaCGTGCTTATACAAGCACGCACAGTTCAGGACAACCTGTGGACAAGTCCACGATGCCTCAAGGGTTCTCTAGAGCAGGCCAGTGGAAGAAGGGAGAGCTGGACCTCGGAGCCAGCAGGGAGCCTGGAATGTGGCTCCTACTGTCCCACAGCGCTTCTACAGCCACAGATCCTGTGGGACAATTTCCCACCCTTCTGCCCTCCATTTGAGGTCTCCTTTGACAGGATGTTTCTAGGCAACATTCAGCCCCCAGCCTCTGCCTGATCCTGCTGCAATGgggctgttttctttctaagcaGGAGTTCCTTATTCTGCTCCTCccctgttttctccttccttagTTACTGTTTCTTTTGTTATATTTGAAGCAGAATTTCCTAGTGCTCAAGGCTGTGCTTCTTCAATGACCCATGACTATCAGCAagttctgaaaagcagcagccaccagcttCCAGTTTGTATGTTAAGATGGCAaatttcctggcttttcctgCCCCCTGCTGTTTCATGTAATTCCCAGGCCATCAGGCCAAGGACCTGCTGGAAGTTTCTGTCTTGGAGAGCGGCCGAGGGAGCAGCTGACCTCACTCAGCCCAGCCAAGCACAGCCAGTCTCAGCTCACAGGCTATGTTTCCTGCCTGGTGCATTCTGCTCTAGGCTGATTCCCGCCAGCTATGGCCAGGTTTCATTCATTGTTCCTAAGCTATATTAGAGCTAGAAAATTTATCTCAGTCTTTATGGTGAAATACTCGatgaaaggggggaaaaaactcTATTGATAGAGACATCTGCATTAAGCAGAAAACATCCCACTGCAGCACCATGAAAGGGTACGAACTTGGGAATAGCTTTCATTACCCAAAACACGAGTAACTTGGGAACCTCCACCTTATTTCCTTTGTTCCTAcacaagctttttaaaagttaacATATCCAATGACAAGCAATACAGACAAGAGCTCTTATATATAGCAAGGTATCGTCAGCAATGTCTGCTGGAACATGGAAACTATAGAACAAACAGGGTTTTAATTTGCCTGCATGCAGCAAAGCACTTGTTTCAGGTTCTCTTCACAGTGTTtgttatttagaaaaaaaacaaacaactcccTGAAACCCAACATTCCAATCATGCAAGCTGTCCCACCATGTCTCTGTAATTGTGATGACATTAATGCCTTGCATCTCCTGTGTGTACTGAGGCTACTTTCTCCTTATCCTCATCCTACAGTCATACAAGTGGGAGGCTCCTCTAGATGGGTACTGAGTAAACCGTCTCAAGTTCCTCTAGTACCCAGCTTAATGGGCAAACACAATTGCTGTTCAAGAAACAAGGGCAGAGTGACTTTCTAGTACCTTCTCCAAATGTTTCTCAATTCAGTAATGTGTTATTCTGTTTCAAAGAACTGGGTGGGTAATAGCAGACCATGTTTGATCAAATGATTTAAAGAAATACCAGCAGGCATGCAGCAAGGACTACCCAAGTGCATAACAGAATGACTTGGCTGCATAATCTTCCTACCTGTTCTGTAATAATAATCCCTGGGCTTCAACCAGTCACTAAGGTGGCAACACTCTTTCATAATTTAAATCAAAGtctacaggaaataaaaaattaatatcatttttttcatgcaaaactCCCCAAGGCTCAGACAAGATTTCTTCTGGAACTCTGAAAAGACCACAAAGAGACATAATTTGGTCTATGTTTTATTATACCAATACCTCAGGAATAAAAATGCAGGCAAGAGAGCTCAGTTCAGGgattagttttattttgcaggaaTTCAAGTACAaattcagctctgcttttcGTTAAAATCAGAGAGACTGATACAAGCTGAAGCAGGCCCACTACATATTTCTTTTGTGGATTGTTTCCTGTGGAACAGGtgttgatttctttctttccctcccaaAGGCAAGCCTAGCAAGACTGCCACATTTGCAATACATGCATGTTCAAGATCCTTTATTAGTAATTCTTCTGACAATGTATCAGCTTACAAAAAAGTTGTCAGCCTTAACTAAAAGCTAAATTGATCATTCCCCCCTAAGAAGAGAATAGCATATTTCTCcactttttctgtcttgttaCATACATAAAACACATACTACTACTTCCTTCCTAAAACAGCATCATAGAGTTTTCCAGTCCTCTTGACTTGAATCACTCCAAAGCCAGCTGCCTCCAGGAGCTTGCTGTACTCTTCTGCTGTTCgctccttcccttctgtctGGACCAACATATTCATTGAATACAGCTGGGTTTCTACAGGCCCACTTTTATCTTCATTCAGAAGCGATTCAACCAGCAGCACTCCACCACCTGGTGGAATGAAGAGAAAACCACACCCTGACCGATGAAAAGATGAGCTATTTTTGAGCTGTTACTTAGGTTCCTAACCTTTACTTTCAGGAAGAAGCAGCCTCTACATTAAGTCATATTTCAGCATCACAGAAGACACTGAAAGAGCCAAAGCATCAGAGCATGTCTCTGCTTGGCAATGTAGGTATTGATGTCCAAGGGATAAAGGGGTGCTAAGCTGACATTTCCCCAGCTGAAATTCGCAGGACCTTACTGATTTTGCACAGAAGCTGACTCTTAGGCAGTGCTTTTGAAACTCTGAGGGTTCATTGGGATGCTTAATAGGATATTTTACTATGATGTATACACATATCTAAACAATACCCAAAATTCTCAATCCTTACACTTCATGCCTTGAAAGAGGAGTCCCTGcagaaaaggagacaaaaactGGAAGCCAAACAAAGAGGTCTTAGGCCAGGTGCTATTTGTCTCAGCTGCACATAGCTAGCTCAGGGAAGCAAAGGACTGAACCAAGAAACTCACACTGAAAGTCTATCACGCAAACTCAGCATCAAGACTGGTGTGCTTCACATTACTGATGAGCGAGACACTCTCTGCTCTTCAAGAGCTCACACCTACCTACCAGGTTTGCAAGCTTTGTAGACTTTTGCCAGCAGTTGTTTGCATTTATCATCATCCCAATCATGCAGTATCTTGGATAAAATATACAGTTCAGCTTCAGGAATTGAATCATTAAAGAAGTCTCCTGTAAAGCAAGAATACACGCATTACAAAACATTATATCCCCACAACACTGAGAGCTGAGTTATGCAAGTATTTTTAGTTCTGTTCAGCTCTGGGCTTGCCATGTCCTTCACATATATCATACAGCGATGGAATTACCAGGTAAAAGTCCTATATTGCACTGGGTAGGGAGTTTTGCTCTTGTTCAGTCTCAAGAagatctaaaatatttaaaggcagCAACTCATCCTGAAATAGCCTTTGATGCACAGGAATGCATTTGAGTTTAGGCTTTCTCCAGTGACAGAAATTCAGATTCATAAAGCATTAAGGAGATAGGTTCACATGGTTTCTGTcatgaaaaagaaggaaagaatattGCCTTATCTAAGAAAATGTTCAAAGATCTTTGGTAATCATGGAGTTACTTCATAAATTTGTAGGTAAAAATACACATCTCTCACCTCCTAGCACTAGCTTTGTCATGCCTTTTGTTTAGCACCTGGTGTACTgcattcagatttttctctcaGCATTTTAATGTGTcatttcttctcccattttGTTGCATCTTCGTTTTTATACACTCCCTTCTCTCCTGAAggcttcttttctctctctgagctTTGAGCACTACTAAGCAATTCCAGcactttgaaaatttttgtaaacattaaaaatgagatCTCCCTATAATCATTTTCCCCATAGATGGTACAAAGACTACGCAGGATCAGTGGCCTGGGCAAGAGGAACATGAGCTAGCTCACCCATTTTCATGGTATAAAATATCTTAGGACTTGAAAGTAAATCAGTCATgaccagagaaggaaaacaggagcaTGCCTGGCATCCCTCACATCTACCAGGAGGTTTGCATGGGAGAAAAGGGGAGTGTTAGGGAAATTTATAAAAAAGCATGGCAGGTTTCAAAACTGCAGgatgctttttttatttctaatgtaccttcttctgaagaaattaaatagttCTCTCCAGGAATAAAGAACTTCTGTTGCTGAATAACTGAGTTGTGTCTCTGATAGCTCTGATAGACAACTGAGACAGCTGCAGACCTAGGCTGGGAAGGCTGCAGCCTGAGACACGGTCCCCATAAGGGGCAGCTGGAGACCTGAGCCTCCAGTATGACTcctctgagcagagccagggctccGGAGCATCAGCTGTGAGAACACCACACCACTGTCCACACCTACCTTCATGGAAAGCGATCTGACACTCCTCAGGGGAAACAAATTGTTCTTTGGCCACTTGCACAACTTTGGGCAGGTCATAAATTGTGACAGTAGAATTTGGATACAAAGAAACACACTCGCGGGCCAAAGCTCCTCCGCCTCCTTTGGGGACAGTAAAAAAAGGTCAGCACTGACACAAAACCAACCTGTTCAGTGACACCCCCATGAAATCATATAGGCAATGGTGCATTCAGCCTCGTGGAAGCTGGCAATGTACATTTGCACCCCACATGTTgctgaaagggaagaggaggggcaggagaggcCACGGTCTCCATGTGTTCTGCAGGAAGTTCCACGGCTTGCAGCACCCAAGCATGTGGGGTCAGCCCCAGCCCTTACAGCTCTTATGCTCCCTACTAGCCAGACCCAGCTGCGGGTGCTAGAaggtgaaaaatgaagaaacagtCACTAAACCAGGGTCTGGGGAAGAAGTGAGGGAGGCCAGGAGGGAGCCTGCTTCATCCCATGAATCCTGGCAGCTCTCAGCGGTGCTGGGACAGCAGAGTGCTGTAGGATAAGAGGCTGTAGGCAGTACCTCAACAACTGTGActgaaagggaagaaggaaagggtCTAGCATTAGAAGAATGCATCAAGCAAGGCATGAAAAAATGCTAAAGCTGCCACAAGGGAATGAGTGACTACTCAcataaatgagattttaaagaaaagcattcaGCTTCCTTATGCTCTcagcattttcacatttctgtttttaacCCAACCAAATCAGTAAAATGCTCCTCATATTGCTGAGATCTGTCCTGCTTTCCATTGTTTTGCCCATCATATAACATAGTAGTTGTTTTCCTCTACAGAGCTTATAAAAGACAGTTCAGAGGCTTTTTAAAGAAGATCTTCTGACACTCACCTCCCAGGTCATAGATCTGCGTGAAAGGGGAAAGGTCAAATGCAGCAAGAACATCTCTGCCACATATACTCCATACCGAGTTCTGGCCAGCCATGAATTTTAGCATTTCTTCATCTGATCTAGCAAtgcagacacagcacagagaaaaggtTCCTTACCATATCCCTGGTGATTCCTATCATATAACTGTTACTACATGTTTTAGCTTAAACAATAGTCTCTGGTTTTATTGACACAGAATATGTCCTCTTTGCATATAAACCTACCTTGAGTATTACTGTAGCAGGAGGGGACAGCTATGAATTCATGCATTTAAATAGGGAATTAAGACTAGTGACATCCAACCATGTATTACGCTGCTCATTCTCAGAATTtccaagggattttttttccctcagctaCCATTGCCTCTGTCAGAGATCTGTGATGTTTTTCAGATTAGGAAATTATATACTTCTATTCAAAATATCAGACAGTGTCCCAGTAATAATATtgttgagaaataaaaacattgcatGATGCTGATGAGAGGAATTCTCACATATTTAATTGTCCTGAGCCATAACTAAAAACATTAGTTTTATCCAAAATAAGAGGAATAAAATTTCTATAAATAGTCTAATGATTACCTGTACATCACTCCAAAAGGATCTTTAGATGAAATGCCAAA
It includes:
- the ASMT gene encoding acetylserotonin O-methyltransferase isoform X2; translation: MGSTEDLEYPQIIMQYSNGFLISKVMFTACELGVFDLLLESGKPLSSDAIAAHLGASTIGMARLLDACVGLKLLTVEMTQEGALYRSTEISNIYLTKSSPKSQYHIMMYYSNTVYLCWQYLADAVREGRNQYERAFGISSKDPFGVMYRSDEEMLKFMAGQNSVWSICGRDVLAAFDLSPFTQIYDLGGGGGALARECVSLYPNSTVTIYDLPKVVQVAKEQFVSPEECQIAFHEGDFFNDSIPEAELYILSKILHDWDDDKCKQLLAKVYKACKPGGGVLLVESLLNEDKSGPVETQLYSMNMLVQTEGKERTAEEYSKLLEAAGFGVIQVKRTGKLYDAVLGRK
- the ASMT gene encoding acetylserotonin O-methyltransferase isoform X1, whose translation is MGSTEDLEYPQIIMQYSNGFLISKVMFTACELGVFDLLLESGKPLSSDAIAAHLGASTIGMARLLDACVGLKLLTVEMTQEGALYRSTEISNIYLTKSSPKSQYHIMMYYSNTVYLCWQYLADAVREGRNQYERAFGISSKDPFGVMYRSDEEMLKFMAGQNSVWSICGRDVLAAFDLSPFTQIYDLGGGGGALARECVSLYPNSTVTIYDLPKVVQVAKEQFVSPEECQIAFHEGDFFNDSIPEAELYILSKILHDWDDDKCKQLLAKVYKACKPGCGFLFIPPGGGVLLVESLLNEDKSGPVETQLYSMNMLVQTEGKERTAEEYSKLLEAAGFGVIQVKRTGKLYDAVLGRK